From a single Pyxicephalus adspersus chromosome 11, UCB_Pads_2.0, whole genome shotgun sequence genomic region:
- the LOC140341210 gene encoding free fatty acid receptor 2-like: MPLDTLSLAVYVMTMFLGLPSNLLVFYIFCKKAKSRLTPNLIYMINLCISDLVFIMFLPIKIMETFLSGWTLPEILCPLYNFIHFSTIYASVCFLSAVSVGRYLSVAFPIKYKIYKRPIYSSCICVILWVIVFAHVAFVFVIETTQKGRLEMFLSKENDEVLCYENFTPSQLDVILPARLEFSIVLFFLPLGITLFCYTRCIQILMRCCMHVKHKKKAIRVAVTTLTVFIVCFAPYNISHIVGFVKHDSVKWRQAALLPSTCNAFLDPLIFYFMSSTVDKGFYQAWKSLQHKYSMSKRKLSSVFAKEPPDQAKTQNIKTISMTV; encoded by the coding sequence ATGCCTCTGGATACCCTATCACTGGCAGTTTACGTTATGACCATGTTTTTGGGGCTGCCTTCCAATCTTTtagtcttttacattttttgcaagaaGGCTAAAAGCCGTCTGACCCCAAACCTTATCTACATGATTAATCTTTGCATCTCCGACCTTGTTTTCATAATGTTCTTGCCTATAAAAATTATGGAAACGTTCTTATCTGGATGGACCCTTCCGGAGATCCTGTGTCCGTTGTACAACTTCATACACTTTAGCACCATCTACGCAAGTGTTTGCTTCCTTTCTGCCGTGAGTGTTGGTCGGTACCTAAGTGTCGCTTTTCCAATTAAGTACAAGATCTACAAGAGGCCCATTTATTCTTCCTGTATTTGCGTTATCCTGTGGGTTATTGTCTTTGCCCATGTGGCATTTGTGTTCGTCATTGAGACCACCCAGAAAGGCCGTCTTGAAATGTTTCTTTCCAAAGAAAACGACGAGGTGCTCTGTTATGAAAATTTTACTCCCAGTCAGTTGGATGTGATTTTACCGGCAAGATTAGAGTTTTCAATCGTTCTTTTCTTCCTGCCTCTGGGTATTACTCTATTTTGCTATACCCGTTGTATTCAGATATTGATGAGATGCTGCATGCACGTCAAGCACAAGAAGAAAGCAATTCGAGTGGCAGTCACGACTCTGACTGTCTTTATAGTGTGCTTTGCCCCTTATAATATTTCTCACATAGTGGGCTTCGTTAAACATGACAGCGTAAAATGGCGCCAAGCGGCACTCCTACCCAGCACTTGCAATGCTTTTCTGGACCCTCTCATCTTCTACTTTATGTCTTCAACAGTTGATAAAGGATTTTACCAAGCCTGGAAGTCTTTACAGCACAAATACAGCATGTCAAAGAGAAAGCTTTCATCCGTTTTTGCAAAGGAACCTCCAGACCAGGCAAAGACACAGaatataaaaactatttctaTGACTGTATAG